A stretch of DNA from Spirosoma endbachense:
GGTCCAGTAATTGATTGACCAGTTCCAGTAGCCGATCCGTATTTCGGCGCATCGTTTTCAGATGCCTTACCATTCCGTCGGACAGAGTTACTCCGTCCTTTTGGATACCCGCTTCGATCTGTTTTAAGGGGCCCTGAATCAGGGTCAGGGGTGTTCGGAATTCGTGCGAGATATTGGCAAAAAAACGAGATTTTATCGTATCGATTTCCTTGATTCGATCCGCTTCCGCTCTGGCTGCTTCGTTCAGGCGAATTTTATACGCCAGCCCAATCATGTAAATAATGATCTGGCCAACCTGCGCAACGGGCCAGGGAATGAAACCGGGCTCAATGACGCCTTTTTCCCATAAATAGCCCATTACAGAAAACAGAATCAGCCACAAAGCACCTGCCACATAAAACCGGGCCAGTATGCTGTTAAAAAACGCTATCCTGATCAGCAACCCAACAACGAAGATCAATAGAATGGCAATCGCCCACGGAGACAGCACGGGCTCATGGTATATGGTCATCAACACCAACTCAAGCACAATAGCCGTTCCCCAGAGACGCACCAGCCACAGGAGAAACTGGTCGATGCGACCCGATAAACGGGGTAAATTGATAAATGAGCGCCCAAACAGGAGAAAAAATAAAATGCCACCGGACGTCAAAATATGAAAGCAGTAAAAGACGATCTGGGGATGTTCGGGAATAAAGTAGTTGATAAAAGATGCTTTGGGGTCGATAATCAGGTAATGAAGGGATAAGAAGAGCAAGTAAATACTAAAAAACAGGTAGGCTTTCTCGCGAACAAAAACCAGAAAGAAGAAGGAAAGCAAACCCAGTATGGCTGCAATAGCGCTGAGGACATACCCCATCTGTACAAATGAATTGGTTGGTATGCCTACCGTTGGACTGCGTAGTTCGGGAAGTGGGGGAAGTCCCGGATAAAAATCATTCCGCAACCGGATCAGGAGCGTTTGCTTTTTATTCGCCGGTAAGGTCAGGCATACAGCCGCTAAGCCAGCGGCCTCTTTCACTGATTTTACGGATCGGGGTGTCAGCAAACCGCTTGACCCCACAGCTTGGATTTGCCCCTGTTCGTCAAGCATATAGGCTGTTACGTATTCCCATTGGGCGTAGTAGTTATAGGTAGTCGAAGGTGTTTTTATCACCAGCCACCAGTTTCGAATCTGCTCCGAGGCCTCTACTGGAATACGAAGCCAGTAATTAAATTTGTTTGGGTAGGCATTTTTATCCGCTGTTAACTGCTGAAATCGCTTATTGAGCTGTCCCTCTGCTAGTTGCCGGGCCGTTATGGTACCGGACGAATCGATGAAAAGGGTGGTATAGGCAGCCAGATCGTGAACCTGTCGGTTGGTGTCAACTACATAGACTGATTCCTCCCTAGCCTGAGAATAGGCTAAGGAGGGGAGGGTACAAAAGAGAAGCAGCAGTTGTTTCAGCCTGTTCATACCGAAAGCGATCAATGCTTATACCAGGATGCGTACATGACCTGAAATGGAATTGGACTTTTGTTCGGGGCATTCGGTTCGTTGGATACTTGAATATCGCAGTTATGGAACGAAATCACTTTCCAACTGTCACTTTTCTTTTCGGCCAGCAAGGTTATAATCGCCGTCGGATGTTCTGGCACCGGTTTTCCCTGTTCGTAGGTAGCTCCTAACACATGAATCAGAGCTAAATCGGGACGGACAAACCGAATTTTGTCAACTTTAAGATTTAAGTCTGTGGTCTTATAAATCGTATTGAAAATCTGCTGATGAGCTCCGGCGTTTGCTTCCGGCGAAATACCGGACAGGTAAATACCATTGACGACGATATAGTCATGGACCGTATCGAATACGGAAGCAAACATCTGTCCACTTTTGGCGTTCCAGCCTTTTTGCATCGTTGTGATCATTTCCCGGAGTCGCTGGTCGTCATGAGCCGTGTTGCTCTGGGCCCGTGCATCGGGCCCAGGAGTCATTGTTGCCGCCATAATACTAATGAATAGGATGGTGACTAATTTTTTCATGGAAGTAATCATTGAAAATGCTCTGTCCAGTCGATCGGACGAACAAGGCAAAAGTCGGATGAAGGGCTGAGTCGCGGTTAGCGATTTCGTCGCGTAGAATAGCATAGATGTCGCAGCCAATAAACTAGTACGTTCGTTAGCCTGATGTACACATTAATGGGGGTTGGTGTGAGTGAATCTGGACATGATGCGTTCATTAAGAAGCTTCACGGATCAACGCCTTCCCAGCGGGATCATGTAGCTTGCCGATACCATCAGGTTTTGGGGTTTTAGTTTCGCGCCATTCTCATTACTCGAGAACAGATAGGTGTAGCGGGCTTCCAGTTGAACCGCACCTGGCCCAATCTTCACCGCGACTCCTGACCCGCCCGACGCGCCAAAAGACAAACGCCCTTCGTTGGTCATATCGATCGTTTGTGAACCGGCTTGGCCATCGTCCAGTAGTGAAATTGTGCCACCCATCGTGTATGTCGCAACCGGACCCGCATTGATAAAGAAGCGAAGATTCGATTGGCCAAATGTGGCTTTTGCCAGTACTGGAACTTCAATCAGATTGTATTTAAGCTGCAAATAATCGGCACCAAACGTCATGCGGACCCCGTACTGGGAGAAAAGAAGTTCAGGCTGTACCGAAAAAATTGGCCCGCCTATAGTCAATATAGCTCCTGCATGAAAACCCGTTACCCGGTCAAAATGGCCACCCGTTCCTACCGCTGCTATATCGACACCACTGATTGTGGTCGAGTTGATCCCCAATCGTAAGCCAATCCAAAGATGGCTTTCTTTAGAGTCGGCAGGAGCGGCTAACTGCTTTGGGGTAGTCTGCGGTCTACTGACTATGTTCGCAGGTGCGGTGGAAGCGGGCTGAACGACCGTTGCGGCTGGTGTTTCAGAAGCTACTGGGCTACGGGAATAGCCCGTT
This window harbors:
- a CDS encoding porin family protein; this encodes MKKLSLLLISLIITTSTSTLQAQSRPAIRKPVTPTAQSAAKQPGSTRTTTILDKKIASETGYSRSPVASETPAATVVQPASTAPANIVSRPQTTPKQLAAPADSKESHLWIGLRLGINSTTISGVDIAAVGTGGHFDRVTGFHAGAILTIGGPIFSVQPELLFSQYGVRMTFGADYLQLKYNLIEVPVLAKATFGQSNLRFFINAGPVATYTMGGTISLLDDGQAGSQTIDMTNEGRLSFGASGGSGVAVKIGPGAVQLEARYTYLFSSNENGAKLKPQNLMVSASYMIPLGRR
- a CDS encoding ATP-binding protein; the protein is MNRLKQLLLLFCTLPSLAYSQAREESVYVVDTNRQVHDLAAYTTLFIDSSGTITARQLAEGQLNKRFQQLTADKNAYPNKFNYWLRIPVEASEQIRNWWLVIKTPSTTYNYYAQWEYVTAYMLDEQGQIQAVGSSGLLTPRSVKSVKEAAGLAAVCLTLPANKKQTLLIRLRNDFYPGLPPLPELRSPTVGIPTNSFVQMGYVLSAIAAILGLLSFFFLVFVREKAYLFFSIYLLFLSLHYLIIDPKASFINYFIPEHPQIVFYCFHILTSGGILFFLLFGRSFINLPRLSGRIDQFLLWLVRLWGTAIVLELVLMTIYHEPVLSPWAIAILLIFVVGLLIRIAFFNSILARFYVAGALWLILFSVMGYLWEKGVIEPGFIPWPVAQVGQIIIYMIGLAYKIRLNEAARAEADRIKEIDTIKSRFFANISHEFRTPLTLIQGPLKQIEAGIQKDGVTLSDGMVRHLKTMRRNTDRLLELVNQLLDLSKLDSGAMHLRVLRGDIIQLVKVIAESFDSLAERKRIHYHVYYPEKSHWGYFDRDKLEKIVTNLLSNAFKYTPEGGTVAMRVDMDENRFRLSIEDSGPGIAQNELDQIFDRFYQVEAVENSGSGIGLALVKELIDLYRGQISVSSEPGRGSRFKISLAIDQASFRPGEIIVDNFSTESRLPAAGSLIDTEADDDPVSMVSPVPAHPLALIIEDNRDLRRFIASCISEQFRVLEADSGATGWQSAISAIPDIIISDVMMPGFDGFQLTEKLKKDVRTSHVPVILLTAKAGQQHKLEGLKTGADDYLTKPFDAPELLTRMDNLIAQRRLLRKKFAGQIILKPSEIVVESTDERFLQNVMKSIEQHLSDEEFNVEKLADSVAMSRSQLHRKLQALLDQSPSDLLRQTRLLRAKELLQKRAGVPSEVAYQVGFSSHTYFSKAFRDEFGISPSEV
- a CDS encoding SgcJ/EcaC family oxidoreductase → MKKLVTILFISIMAATMTPGPDARAQSNTAHDDQRLREMITTMQKGWNAKSGQMFASVFDTVHDYIVVNGIYLSGISPEANAGAHQQIFNTIYKTTDLNLKVDKIRFVRPDLALIHVLGATYEQGKPVPEHPTAIITLLAEKKSDSWKVISFHNCDIQVSNEPNAPNKSPIPFQVMYASWYKH